Proteins co-encoded in one Myxococcus xanthus genomic window:
- a CDS encoding type I polyketide synthase yields MSAVSNIEHDPIAIIGIGCRFPGGAKSPRHLWELLTQGRCAIVEVPKERWDHRRYYDPDPDKPGKTYVRAGGFLQEAIDTFDAAFFSISPREAATLDPQQRLLAEVAWESLEDAGLPADKLAGSPTGVYVGGFMLDSMLTHMGPMNRELIGPHTAVGSTMTVLSNRLSYMFDFQGPSISLDTACSSSMVAVHLACQDLRSGTTSLALAGGVNVMFRPEIFVAMSKGKFLSADGYSKSFDTRADGYGRGEGAGIVVLKRLSDAVRDQDRVYAVIRGTGVNQDGHSESMTAPSSRAQEALIRRVCASAALDPTEIHAFEAHGTGTAVGDPAELGGLGAVSKREDGQGPWVGSLKANIGHLEAAAGVAGLIKASLCLQHRQLPPQANLRNLNPAIPFDTLGIRIPRALETLAPRKDEPLRMGVNSFGYGGTNAHCVIEQAPSAASQARADATPAPLLLPLSARSPEALRALAQSYAEMLATPAPASLPDICFSAATRRAHHEHRLALLATEDVADLTARLESFASGNPAELGASGRTLQAADARPVFVFTGMGPQWWAMGRELYAQDALFRATLDRCDALFQRLAGWSLLEQMLADEQSSNMARTDIAQPANTFLQIGLLEMWRRAGITPAAVIGHSAGEVASAYAAGRFTLEQAMLVIYERSRIQAKAAGQGKMAAVGLSEEGARAAIRGREDLVSIAAINGPNAVTLSGDAKAIEEIAAELEARGVFQRILKVEVPYHSPAMEGLKPELRRSLAALKPSAGHLPTYSTVTGGRIEGIAYDAEYWCDNIREPTLFAKAAGQMLKDGYRLFIELGPHPVLLASIKECCAEARVEGRVLTSLRRQEPEHKTFTKAVAELYVAGIPIDWSGLYPQGSRYTQLPTYPWQREKHWHESEEALTDRRGSDEHSLLGPRVSAPLPTWERGLNARFLPCLQDHRVRGSLVVPGATYVELALAVRRAMGLSEPHALEEVRFENALVVTGHDEPVVRTTYDEAAQTVTIYSRPRDNRTAWTRHATARIRRNVHTPPETQARVSELAIHAEAPLDTEALYRMLATRGLEYGPSLRGIRTLRRNEKELLAEIVLPEAEVARITADSQMLLDPVWLDPCLQAMVSWLPEDDARLYLPMGCRSIQLSTPPVAHAPLWCHARIRARTAHKLECDITLLDGDGRVCAKLTGVECAALADREESVPRPAFYDWTYTHAFEATAEELPAKSQGTWLVFADQGGIGAELTRELQRTGIQDLVLVTRGETFVRESNHRFQIRPGNAEDVRSLVEAVGRVRIQHVAYLAGLDARPGVESNDVQALLDVVLALAPGDGASLRIVTRDAQRAAPGDGLGALSATPLIGFARVVPAEFPHLRTRSIDLPKSASASQPELIERLARELLAETQEEEVALRDTRRFVRRLSAKPLPEWEAQTKGTPAPAGVEQVFEIALDGAERRPRRATRQQPARGEVEIKVTHVTLTRAAAVQGRRASDTHWPLEVGGVVVAVGEATPGFTSGQVVQALVAQEAPVVGTHVVLRLDRDFVSAGTSQGRLLPFLSAEYALHVHGHIQASERLLVIGDAGGVGTAVIELGRAAGARTGIILDGDTRQVPEGVRVFDRRSPSLPEDILEWTDGAGVDLLVNASCDAEPTITSVLGAFGRFVDAGPLAPAEGLFSTAWPRGAACARVDVAAMLRQRPQEVAARLQSVLGRFQTLPALPSESWPVTRAEEAPAWLAEHSRDQGLARLTLTFADGEPLALAPAADEPLFDANATYLVTGGFGGFGLALARWMVAEGARNLVLTGRKGASTPEAKQLVQDLEAAGARVTAAAADVSSMDDMRALFARIDATHPPLKGVLHTAAVLDDAPMPDLNLERIQRVMSPKAGGAWILHELTQDRPLDLFVLFSSVAALIGNPRQGNYVAANSFLDALAEHRAARGLAAISIHWGVLGEFGMAQDEAVRTYLESLGLNPMAPATVLTALKRVLRLRTPQLGLFDVQWSKLGRAAPHLGKSARTSHLLGSAQGGAQSEAEQLRGHLSGLAPEARQPELEKFLVERLATILQIPMERVEPQKPLSLLGVDSLLSMQVQRTIREALGIEIPALELLRAGSLVEVATNLSSKFDGPAAAVAAPAPEPVTEEAEIEQQVNSMSEGELDTILQAMLAAQTAQERETA; encoded by the coding sequence ATGAGCGCAGTGTCCAATATTGAGCACGACCCCATCGCAATCATTGGCATCGGCTGCCGCTTTCCAGGGGGCGCGAAGTCACCACGCCACCTCTGGGAGCTGCTCACCCAGGGCCGCTGCGCCATCGTAGAAGTCCCGAAGGAGCGCTGGGACCACCGCCGGTACTACGACCCGGACCCAGACAAGCCAGGCAAGACGTACGTGCGGGCGGGAGGCTTCCTGCAGGAGGCCATCGACACGTTCGACGCGGCCTTCTTCTCCATTTCGCCCCGGGAGGCGGCGACGCTCGATCCGCAGCAGCGTCTGCTCGCGGAGGTGGCGTGGGAGAGCCTGGAGGACGCGGGCCTTCCGGCGGACAAGCTCGCGGGCAGCCCCACGGGGGTCTACGTCGGCGGGTTCATGCTCGACAGCATGCTCACGCACATGGGGCCGATGAACCGCGAGCTCATCGGACCGCACACGGCGGTGGGCTCGACGATGACGGTGCTCTCCAACCGCCTGTCGTACATGTTCGACTTCCAGGGGCCGAGCATCTCCCTGGACACGGCGTGCTCCTCGTCGATGGTCGCCGTCCACCTGGCGTGCCAGGACCTGCGCAGCGGCACCACGTCACTGGCGCTGGCGGGTGGCGTCAACGTCATGTTCCGGCCCGAGATCTTCGTGGCCATGAGCAAGGGCAAGTTCCTGTCGGCGGACGGGTACTCCAAGAGCTTTGATACCCGCGCGGACGGCTACGGCCGTGGCGAGGGCGCCGGCATCGTGGTGCTCAAGCGGCTCTCCGACGCGGTCCGCGACCAGGACCGCGTCTACGCCGTCATTAGAGGAACGGGCGTCAACCAGGACGGCCACAGCGAGTCCATGACGGCGCCGAGCTCTCGCGCGCAGGAAGCGCTGATTCGCCGCGTCTGCGCCAGCGCCGCGTTGGACCCCACCGAAATCCATGCCTTCGAGGCCCATGGCACGGGCACCGCCGTGGGTGACCCGGCGGAGCTGGGTGGCCTGGGCGCCGTCTCCAAGCGCGAGGACGGCCAGGGACCGTGGGTCGGCTCGCTCAAGGCCAACATCGGGCACCTGGAGGCCGCGGCTGGCGTGGCCGGTCTCATCAAGGCGAGCCTGTGCCTGCAGCACCGGCAGTTGCCCCCGCAGGCCAACCTGCGCAACCTCAACCCCGCCATCCCCTTCGACACGCTGGGCATCCGCATCCCGCGCGCGCTTGAAACGCTCGCGCCCCGGAAGGACGAGCCGCTGCGGATGGGCGTCAACTCCTTCGGCTACGGCGGCACCAACGCCCACTGCGTCATCGAGCAGGCCCCGTCCGCCGCATCGCAAGCCCGCGCCGATGCAACCCCGGCGCCGCTGCTCCTCCCCCTCTCCGCCCGCAGCCCCGAGGCGCTGCGCGCCCTGGCGCAGTCCTACGCGGAGATGCTCGCCACGCCGGCGCCGGCCTCGCTGCCGGACATCTGCTTCTCCGCGGCCACGCGCCGCGCCCACCATGAGCACCGGCTGGCGCTGCTGGCGACGGAGGACGTGGCCGATCTGACGGCGCGGCTGGAGTCCTTCGCGTCGGGCAACCCCGCCGAGCTGGGCGCTTCCGGCCGGACGCTCCAGGCCGCGGATGCCCGGCCCGTCTTCGTGTTCACCGGCATGGGGCCCCAATGGTGGGCCATGGGCCGGGAGCTCTACGCGCAAGACGCGCTGTTCCGCGCCACCCTGGACCGCTGCGACGCCCTCTTCCAGCGGCTGGCGGGCTGGTCGCTGCTGGAGCAGATGCTCGCGGACGAGCAGTCCTCCAACATGGCGCGGACGGACATCGCGCAGCCCGCGAACACGTTCCTCCAGATTGGCTTGCTGGAGATGTGGCGGCGCGCGGGCATCACGCCCGCGGCGGTGATTGGCCACAGCGCGGGTGAGGTCGCGTCGGCCTATGCCGCCGGCCGCTTCACGCTGGAGCAGGCCATGCTCGTCATCTACGAGCGCAGCCGCATCCAGGCCAAGGCCGCGGGCCAGGGAAAGATGGCCGCCGTGGGCCTCTCCGAGGAAGGCGCGCGCGCCGCCATCCGGGGGCGTGAGGACCTGGTGTCCATCGCCGCCATCAACGGCCCCAACGCGGTGACACTGTCGGGTGACGCGAAGGCCATCGAGGAGATCGCCGCGGAGCTGGAGGCGCGCGGCGTGTTCCAGCGCATCCTGAAGGTCGAGGTGCCGTACCACAGCCCCGCCATGGAGGGCCTGAAGCCCGAGCTGCGCCGCAGCCTGGCCGCGCTGAAGCCCTCCGCCGGGCACCTGCCCACCTACTCCACCGTCACGGGCGGGCGCATCGAAGGCATTGCCTACGACGCGGAATACTGGTGCGACAACATCCGCGAGCCCACGCTCTTCGCGAAGGCCGCGGGGCAGATGCTGAAGGACGGCTACCGGCTCTTCATCGAGCTGGGGCCCCACCCCGTGCTGCTGGCGTCCATCAAGGAGTGCTGCGCGGAGGCCCGCGTCGAGGGCCGCGTCCTCACCTCCCTCCGGCGACAGGAGCCCGAGCACAAGACGTTCACCAAGGCCGTGGCCGAACTCTACGTCGCGGGCATTCCCATCGACTGGAGCGGCCTCTATCCGCAGGGCTCGCGCTACACCCAGCTCCCCACCTACCCCTGGCAGCGTGAGAAGCACTGGCACGAGTCGGAGGAGGCCCTCACGGACCGTCGGGGTTCTGACGAGCATTCGCTGCTCGGCCCCCGCGTCTCCGCGCCGCTGCCCACCTGGGAACGCGGGCTGAACGCGCGCTTCCTGCCGTGCCTCCAGGACCACCGCGTCCGGGGCTCGCTCGTCGTCCCTGGCGCCACCTACGTCGAGCTGGCGCTCGCCGTTCGCCGCGCCATGGGCCTCTCCGAGCCGCATGCACTGGAAGAGGTGCGGTTCGAGAACGCGCTCGTCGTCACCGGCCATGACGAGCCCGTCGTCCGGACCACGTACGACGAGGCGGCACAGACGGTGACCATCTACAGCCGGCCGCGCGACAACCGCACGGCGTGGACCCGTCACGCCACCGCGCGCATCCGCCGGAACGTCCACACGCCACCGGAGACACAGGCCCGGGTGAGCGAGCTCGCCATCCACGCCGAGGCGCCGCTCGACACCGAGGCGCTGTACCGGATGCTGGCGACGCGCGGGCTCGAGTATGGCCCCAGCCTGCGCGGCATCCGCACGCTGCGCCGCAACGAGAAGGAGCTGCTGGCCGAGATTGTCCTTCCCGAAGCGGAAGTGGCGCGCATCACCGCGGATTCGCAGATGCTGCTCGACCCCGTGTGGTTGGACCCGTGCCTCCAGGCCATGGTGTCCTGGCTTCCCGAGGACGACGCGCGGCTCTACCTGCCCATGGGCTGCCGGAGCATCCAGCTCTCCACCCCTCCCGTGGCCCACGCGCCGCTGTGGTGCCATGCCCGGATTCGCGCGCGCACGGCCCACAAGCTCGAGTGCGACATCACGCTGCTGGACGGCGATGGACGGGTGTGCGCGAAGCTGACGGGCGTCGAGTGCGCCGCGCTCGCGGACCGTGAGGAGTCCGTGCCCAGGCCGGCGTTCTACGACTGGACGTACACGCACGCCTTCGAGGCCACCGCCGAGGAGCTGCCCGCGAAGAGCCAGGGCACCTGGCTCGTCTTCGCCGACCAGGGCGGAATCGGCGCCGAACTCACGCGTGAACTCCAGCGGACCGGCATCCAGGACCTGGTCCTGGTGACGCGGGGCGAGACATTCGTCCGCGAGTCGAACCACCGCTTCCAGATTCGTCCCGGAAACGCGGAGGACGTCCGTTCCCTCGTGGAGGCCGTGGGCCGTGTCCGCATCCAGCACGTTGCCTACCTCGCCGGCCTGGACGCGCGTCCGGGAGTCGAGTCGAACGACGTGCAGGCGCTGCTCGACGTGGTGCTGGCCCTGGCGCCGGGCGATGGCGCGTCGCTGCGCATCGTCACCCGCGACGCACAGCGCGCGGCCCCGGGTGACGGTCTGGGTGCGCTGTCCGCCACGCCGCTGATTGGCTTCGCGCGCGTCGTCCCCGCGGAGTTCCCGCACCTGCGGACCCGCTCCATCGACCTGCCGAAGAGCGCCTCGGCGTCGCAGCCGGAGCTGATCGAGCGGCTTGCTCGTGAGCTGCTGGCGGAGACGCAGGAGGAGGAGGTCGCGCTGCGCGACACCCGCCGCTTCGTCCGCCGCCTCAGCGCGAAGCCCCTTCCGGAGTGGGAGGCCCAGACGAAGGGCACGCCCGCGCCGGCTGGCGTGGAGCAGGTGTTCGAAATCGCCCTCGACGGCGCCGAGCGCCGACCGCGTCGCGCCACGCGCCAGCAGCCCGCGCGCGGAGAGGTCGAAATCAAGGTCACCCACGTGACGCTGACGCGCGCCGCGGCCGTGCAAGGCCGGCGTGCGTCCGACACGCACTGGCCGCTGGAGGTGGGCGGTGTGGTCGTCGCGGTAGGCGAGGCCACCCCGGGCTTCACGTCCGGCCAGGTGGTGCAGGCGCTGGTCGCGCAAGAAGCGCCCGTGGTGGGCACGCACGTGGTGCTGCGCCTGGACCGGGACTTCGTCAGCGCCGGCACGTCCCAGGGACGGCTGCTGCCCTTCCTAAGCGCGGAGTACGCGCTTCATGTGCATGGCCACATCCAGGCCTCCGAACGGCTCCTCGTCATCGGGGACGCCGGTGGCGTGGGGACCGCCGTGATCGAACTCGGCCGTGCCGCGGGAGCCCGGACGGGCATCATCCTGGACGGCGACACGCGGCAGGTGCCAGAGGGCGTTCGCGTCTTCGACCGGCGCTCGCCATCCCTCCCGGAAGACATCCTGGAGTGGACGGACGGCGCGGGCGTGGACCTGTTGGTGAACGCGTCCTGCGACGCGGAGCCCACCATCACCAGTGTGCTCGGGGCCTTCGGCCGCTTCGTCGATGCGGGCCCGCTCGCTCCGGCGGAGGGCCTGTTCTCCACCGCCTGGCCCCGTGGCGCGGCCTGCGCACGCGTGGACGTCGCGGCCATGCTGCGCCAGCGTCCCCAGGAGGTCGCCGCGCGGCTCCAGTCCGTCCTCGGTCGGTTCCAGACACTGCCGGCGCTGCCGTCCGAGTCCTGGCCCGTCACCCGCGCCGAGGAGGCACCGGCGTGGCTGGCGGAGCATTCGCGGGACCAGGGCCTGGCCCGGCTCACGCTGACGTTCGCCGATGGTGAGCCGCTCGCGCTCGCGCCGGCGGCGGACGAGCCGCTCTTCGATGCGAACGCCACGTACCTCGTCACCGGCGGCTTCGGCGGGTTCGGCCTTGCGCTCGCCCGGTGGATGGTCGCGGAGGGTGCACGGAACCTCGTGCTCACCGGCCGCAAGGGCGCCTCCACGCCGGAAGCCAAGCAGTTGGTCCAGGACCTGGAGGCGGCCGGCGCTCGCGTCACCGCGGCCGCCGCGGACGTCAGCAGCATGGACGACATGCGGGCGCTGTTCGCGCGCATCGACGCCACGCACCCGCCGCTCAAGGGCGTGCTGCACACGGCGGCCGTGCTGGACGACGCGCCGATGCCCGACCTGAACCTCGAGCGCATCCAGCGCGTCATGTCTCCCAAGGCGGGCGGCGCGTGGATTCTCCACGAGCTGACGCAGGACCGGCCGCTGGACCTCTTCGTCCTGTTCTCGTCCGTCGCCGCGCTGATTGGCAACCCGCGTCAGGGCAACTACGTCGCGGCGAACAGCTTCCTCGACGCGCTCGCGGAGCACCGGGCCGCGCGAGGGCTGGCGGCCATCAGCATCCACTGGGGCGTGCTGGGTGAGTTCGGCATGGCCCAGGACGAAGCGGTGCGAACCTACCTCGAATCGCTCGGCCTCAACCCGATGGCGCCCGCCACCGTGTTGACCGCGCTCAAGCGGGTGCTGCGCCTGCGCACGCCGCAGTTGGGCCTCTTCGACGTGCAGTGGTCCAAGCTGGGCCGCGCCGCCCCACACCTGGGCAAGTCCGCCAGGACGTCACACCTGCTGGGCAGTGCCCAGGGTGGCGCACAGAGCGAAGCGGAGCAGCTGCGCGGACATCTGTCGGGGCTGGCCCCCGAGGCCCGGCAGCCAGAGCTGGAGAAGTTCCTCGTCGAACGGCTCGCCACCATTCTCCAGATTCCCATGGAGCGGGTGGAACCGCAGAAGCCCCTGTCCCTGCTGGGCGTGGACTCGCTGCTGTCGATGCAGGTCCAGCGGACCATCCGCGAGGCGCTCGGCATCGAGATTCCCGCGCTGGAGTTGCTGCGCGCCGGGAGCCTGGTGGAGGTCGCCACCAACCTGTCATCGAAGTTCGACGGGCCCGCCGCCGCCGTCGCGGCGCCCGCGCCGGAACCGGTGACGGAGGAAGCCGAAATCGAGCAGCAGGTGAACAGCATGTCGGAGGGTGAGCTGGACACGATCCTCCAGGCCATGCTCGCCGCGCAGACGGCGCAGGAGAGGGAGACGGCATGA